The Chryseobacterium nakagawai genome has a segment encoding these proteins:
- a CDS encoding succinate dehydrogenase cytochrome b subunit — translation MLSTLSRKMLMCLTGLFLGFFLLIHFLGNLQLFLPQEQAHLQFNAYSHFLSGNIIIKIVSYVLYASIILHALDGLMITLKNKKSGGDYQNDRRRRASKWASRNMGILGTLILIFLVIHFQNFWYVYKFGNPPLDENGNKDLYILVVTVFKEWWYVVIYVLSMIALCYHLIHGLYSSVRTLGLYHPKFVKWVKIIGTAYSVIISLGFALMPVYVFFTYH, via the coding sequence ATGTTATCAACATTGTCAAGAAAAATGCTGATGTGCCTTACAGGACTCTTTTTGGGATTCTTCCTGTTGATTCATTTCCTCGGAAATCTTCAGCTTTTTCTCCCCCAGGAACAAGCCCATCTGCAATTTAATGCCTATTCTCATTTTTTATCAGGAAATATCATCATCAAAATAGTTTCTTATGTATTGTATGCCAGTATTATTCTGCATGCCCTAGACGGATTGATGATTACTCTGAAAAACAAAAAATCCGGTGGTGATTATCAGAACGACAGACGTAGAAGAGCCAGCAAATGGGCATCCAGAAATATGGGAATTCTGGGAACATTAATCCTGATCTTTCTGGTCATTCATTTCCAAAATTTCTGGTATGTCTATAAATTCGGAAACCCACCATTGGATGAGAATGGAAATAAGGACTTATATATTTTGGTCGTAACAGTGTTTAAAGAGTGGTGGTACGTGGTGATTTATGTTCTTTCTATGATTGCCTTATGTTATCATCTGATCCACGGATTATACAGCTCCGTAAGAACTCTTGGATTGTACCATCCTAAATTTGTGAAATGGGTTAAAATTATTGGAACAGCCTACTCTGTCATTATAAGTTTAGGTTTTGCCCTTATGCCTGTTTATGTATTCTTTACTTATCATTAA
- a CDS encoding succinate dehydrogenase/fumarate reductase iron-sulfur subunit, with protein MDLHLKIWRQKDRKSEGKLVSYDLKGLNSHMSFLEMLDTLNEKLITEGDEPVEFDHDCREGICGQCGMMINGIAHGPLKNTTTCQLHLRSFKDGETILIEPFRAEAFPVKKDLKVDRSAFDRIISSGGFVSINTGQAPDATAIPVTHQVAEEAFDSAACIGCGACVATCKNGSAALFTSAKIAHMALLPQGKEERSKRVLDMVFQMDTELFGHCSNTEACEVECPQGISVLNIARMNFEYNRALFFKKK; from the coding sequence ATGGATTTACACCTTAAGATATGGAGACAGAAAGACAGAAAAAGTGAGGGAAAACTGGTCAGCTATGACCTTAAAGGATTAAATTCTCACATGTCTTTCCTTGAAATGTTAGATACATTAAACGAAAAACTGATTACCGAAGGAGATGAACCAGTAGAATTTGACCACGACTGTCGTGAAGGAATCTGCGGACAATGTGGAATGATGATTAACGGTATTGCACATGGCCCTTTAAAAAATACAACGACCTGCCAGCTTCACCTGCGTTCTTTTAAAGATGGGGAAACAATTCTGATAGAACCTTTTCGTGCAGAAGCTTTTCCTGTAAAAAAAGATTTAAAAGTAGACCGTTCTGCTTTTGACAGAATTATTTCTTCCGGTGGTTTCGTATCAATAAATACCGGCCAGGCTCCGGATGCGACTGCTATTCCGGTAACGCATCAGGTTGCTGAAGAGGCTTTTGATTCTGCTGCCTGCATCGGATGTGGTGCCTGTGTGGCAACCTGTAAAAACGGAAGTGCCGCTTTGTTTACTTCTGCAAAAATAGCTCACATGGCATTATTGCCTCAAGGCAAAGAAGAAAGAAGCAAGCGTGTTTTGGATATGGTTTTCCAGATGGATACTGAATTATTTGGGCACTGTTCCAATACGGAAGCTTGTGAAGTAGAATGTCCGCAAGGTATCTCTGTACTGAATATTGCCAGAATGAATTTTGAATATAACAGAGCTTTATTCTTTAAAAAGAAATAG
- a CDS encoding porin: protein MGWFSANAQIQDSLQTTPQPQEEDHVKYPQLQIKGLFQARYLVGMSKDVDVNGLHHSDGSGTSNNFMLKYMRIQVRAQISKRTEVVALANLADFKNDPKSRVLENAYLKYTFSPKLAFTVGQFRPWFGIEETYPIDIIKSLDWSNQYSEFGKLGWTSFQIGLSATGQVKLGEIPLQYAVSVVNGNGKNQINDNDNGKQYSTRLLFGLSKKYSFNVGLNGGIGEVFSKKVYAVGVDLSSMIHFDPKWSLDMQLEAKQATNHVLYNSIAPEIRPDNPDQYLVRGVYFLPNLRYEINHKNLSAFELSCRYEYLDTNFRMESNPRQTITPMVGLEFLKNYGARIQLGVQFDRYKYQVENTNQYNNNLFIVQVQSRF from the coding sequence ATGGGCTGGTTTTCAGCAAATGCACAAATACAAGACTCTCTACAGACCACCCCCCAACCACAAGAAGAAGATCATGTAAAATATCCTCAGCTTCAGATCAAAGGACTTTTTCAGGCACGTTATCTGGTAGGAATGAGCAAGGATGTTGACGTCAACGGACTTCATCATTCTGACGGATCAGGAACCAGCAATAATTTCATGCTGAAATACATGAGGATTCAGGTACGGGCACAAATCAGTAAGCGTACTGAAGTTGTTGCATTGGCCAACCTTGCCGACTTTAAAAACGATCCTAAAAGCAGAGTTCTTGAAAATGCTTATCTGAAATATACCTTCAGTCCCAAGTTGGCATTCACTGTGGGCCAGTTTAGACCCTGGTTTGGTATTGAGGAGACTTATCCTATCGATATTATTAAATCCCTGGACTGGTCTAATCAGTATTCCGAATTTGGGAAACTGGGCTGGACGAGTTTCCAGATAGGGCTTTCTGCCACAGGACAAGTAAAATTAGGAGAAATTCCCCTCCAATATGCGGTCTCTGTAGTGAATGGAAACGGAAAAAACCAAATCAATGATAATGACAACGGAAAACAATATTCTACCCGTTTACTTTTCGGATTATCCAAGAAATACAGTTTCAATGTTGGTTTAAACGGAGGGATTGGTGAAGTTTTCAGCAAAAAAGTATATGCTGTAGGGGTTGATCTCAGCTCAATGATTCATTTTGATCCCAAATGGAGTCTTGATATGCAACTGGAAGCCAAACAGGCCACCAATCACGTTCTATACAATTCTATCGCTCCTGAAATAAGACCTGATAATCCGGACCAGTATCTGGTTCGAGGGGTCTATTTCCTTCCAAATCTGAGATATGAAATCAATCACAAAAATCTCAGTGCTTTTGAATTGTCTTGCCGATATGAATACCTAGACACCAATTTTAGAATGGAATCCAACCCCAGACAAACCATCACACCAATGGTAGGATTAGAATTTCTGAAAAATTATGGGGCCAGAATTCAACTGGGAGTACAATTTGACCGCTACAAATATCAGGTAGAAAACACCAATCAATACAACAATAATCTATTCATCGTTCAGGTACAAAGTAGATTTTAA
- a CDS encoding linear amide C-N hydrolase, with the protein MKKFPLILFSLVLSVGLWNPSEACTRVVYKGPQNTILTARSMDWRDEIPANLWVFPKGIDRNGQTGPKSVKWSSKYGSIISSSWDIASSDGMNEKGLVANLLWLGESQYPKFDPKGSKKGLAISLWAQYYLDNFSTVKEAVEFSRKEPFVVVSDYIPGTERFTTIHLSLSDASGDSAVFEYINGKLVIHHDPSYTVMTNSPIFDEQLALNNYWKGIPGTVMLPGTNRAADRFVRASYYIDAIPKTADTRTAVASVFSVIRNCSVPYGISSPTEPNISSTRWRSVSDQKNLVYYFETVFTPNTFWVDLKDFDLSAKGKVMKLDLSNYQTYHGKSNTSFKETPSFRFLGLE; encoded by the coding sequence ATGAAAAAGTTCCCATTAATTTTATTTTCTCTTGTCCTTTCAGTAGGATTATGGAATCCATCAGAAGCGTGCACCCGCGTGGTGTACAAAGGTCCGCAAAATACTATTCTTACCGCCCGTTCTATGGATTGGCGTGATGAAATTCCAGCCAATCTTTGGGTTTTTCCAAAAGGAATAGACCGTAATGGTCAAACTGGTCCTAAATCTGTAAAATGGAGCTCAAAATACGGAAGCATCATCAGCTCTAGCTGGGATATTGCTTCTTCAGATGGAATGAATGAAAAAGGATTGGTAGCGAACTTATTATGGCTGGGGGAATCTCAATACCCAAAATTTGATCCTAAAGGAAGTAAAAAGGGACTGGCTATTTCTTTATGGGCCCAATATTATCTTGATAATTTCTCAACGGTAAAAGAAGCCGTAGAATTTTCAAGAAAAGAACCCTTCGTTGTCGTAAGTGACTATATTCCAGGAACGGAAAGGTTTACCACCATTCATCTTTCTCTTTCTGATGCTTCAGGAGATAGTGCTGTATTTGAATATATTAACGGAAAACTGGTTATTCATCATGATCCTTCTTACACAGTAATGACTAACTCTCCTATTTTTGACGAACAACTTGCACTTAATAATTACTGGAAAGGGATACCGGGAACTGTCATGCTTCCGGGAACCAATCGCGCTGCAGACCGATTTGTAAGAGCTTCTTATTATATTGATGCAATTCCAAAAACTGCCGATACCCGTACTGCTGTGGCCAGCGTGTTTAGTGTGATCAGAAACTGTTCTGTCCCTTACGGTATTTCTTCTCCTACCGAGCCCAATATTTCTTCTACAAGATGGCGCTCTGTTTCGGATCAGAAAAATCTGGTGTATTATTTTGAAACTGTTTTTACCCCCAACACATTCTGGGTAGATCTTAAAGATTTTGACCTAAGCGCAAAAGGGAAGGTAATGAAGCTTGATCTAAGCAACTATCAAACTTATCACGGTAAATCGAACACTAGTTTCAAAGAAACTCCATCTTTCAGATTTTTAGGCTTAGAATAA
- a CDS encoding ATP-binding protein has translation MNFVECHEEPIHIPGSIQSFGYLIGIDAVSHSITFLSQNLSDIFKIRSLNELFERKLTDFPESFENIIESDIYTSLDRFTRRENETYFDKIIIGEKEYHFSVFRSGGSIFLEFEEVLINPDKRISNKYDNFYVIDDEQELWNHLLETLSKVVNYDRTMVYKFMMDGSGKVIAEKKNEEMESFLGLHYPESDIPKQARELYLKKRKRIFSNVYVDTVPILSKTNNNIDLSFSASRAMSPVHGQYLKNSGVSSSFSISIIIDNHLWGLVTCQNVQPKHIDLEDRVQAGIFTALASNAYSSFKSKNELNYRLELNERISDLKAEFLKHNHLFDSLWENKVEMMNLPEADGFAIISDENIVTEGDVPAMDCISRIVHWALENTSDRIYVNRSFLRNHGAELELSENAAGIIIYFIERDKNEMLIWFRKEFNEHIDWAGNPEKKLGVFSQNGEDRQMISPRTSFRIFTENIKGHSKRWNSRNVSAVQAVRDLILETSHKNYNAIKRLNDELKKVNEELDSFSYTISHDLGTPLTVMKLNAQMLLGNLTDGSEKSKTKINTIIEEIDSMAEMMQDVLQLSRAKHSEIQLESLKTTTTIQKISDNARMTYGSPRSEIIIKECPDVLADKTLLHQVFLNIINNAVKYSSHKDQPKVEIEGTEDGQTIVYRISDNGIGIPEGEKHKMFKIFNRMDNAKKFKGNGVGLSIVHRIMKRIGGNIDYESNKEGTSFILTFKKPYI, from the coding sequence ATGAATTTTGTAGAATGTCACGAAGAACCTATCCATATTCCAGGCTCTATACAAAGTTTTGGTTATTTGATTGGTATTGATGCAGTATCTCATTCCATTACTTTTTTAAGCCAGAACCTATCGGATATTTTTAAAATCAGAAGCTTGAATGAGCTATTTGAGAGAAAGCTTACGGATTTCCCAGAAAGTTTTGAGAATATTATAGAGTCAGATATTTATACTTCACTGGATCGTTTTACCAGACGGGAAAATGAAACGTATTTTGATAAGATCATTATAGGTGAAAAAGAATACCACTTTTCTGTTTTCAGAAGTGGCGGGTCTATTTTCCTGGAATTTGAAGAAGTTCTAATTAATCCAGATAAACGGATTTCCAATAAATATGATAATTTTTATGTTATTGATGATGAACAGGAACTTTGGAACCATCTTCTAGAAACTCTTTCTAAGGTGGTAAATTATGACCGTACAATGGTGTATAAATTTATGATGGATGGTTCCGGAAAAGTAATTGCCGAGAAGAAAAATGAAGAGATGGAAAGCTTTCTGGGACTTCATTATCCAGAATCTGATATTCCGAAACAGGCTAGGGAACTCTATCTTAAAAAAAGAAAAAGAATCTTCAGCAATGTATATGTTGATACAGTCCCGATCTTGAGTAAAACAAATAACAATATTGATCTTAGTTTTTCTGCATCACGGGCAATGTCTCCTGTTCATGGGCAATATCTTAAGAATTCAGGAGTTTCTTCCAGTTTCAGTATATCGATTATTATTGATAATCACCTTTGGGGGCTGGTAACCTGTCAGAATGTACAACCTAAACATATTGATCTTGAAGATAGGGTTCAGGCTGGCATTTTTACGGCCTTGGCATCTAATGCTTATTCCTCTTTTAAATCAAAAAATGAACTGAATTATCGTCTTGAACTGAATGAAAGAATTTCTGATCTTAAAGCGGAATTTTTAAAACATAATCATTTATTTGATTCTCTGTGGGAAAATAAAGTTGAAATGATGAATCTGCCGGAAGCGGATGGTTTTGCCATTATATCTGATGAAAACATAGTTACTGAAGGAGATGTTCCGGCTATGGATTGTATTAGCAGAATTGTACACTGGGCATTGGAAAATACGAGTGATAGAATTTACGTTAACCGTAGTTTTCTTAGAAATCATGGTGCAGAACTCGAATTATCAGAAAATGCAGCCGGAATTATCATTTATTTTATTGAGAGAGATAAAAATGAAATGCTGATCTGGTTCCGTAAAGAATTTAATGAGCATATTGACTGGGCAGGAAATCCGGAAAAGAAATTAGGTGTGTTTTCTCAAAATGGAGAAGACAGACAGATGATTTCTCCAAGAACTTCATTCCGCATTTTTACTGAAAATATTAAAGGCCATTCCAAAAGATGGAATTCAAGAAATGTGAGTGCGGTACAAGCTGTAAGGGATCTTATTTTAGAAACTTCTCATAAGAATTATAATGCCATTAAAAGGCTTAATGATGAGCTTAAAAAAGTGAACGAAGAACTTGATAGTTTTTCCTATACGATTTCTCACGACCTGGGAACTCCTTTAACAGTTATGAAACTGAATGCACAAATGCTGTTAGGAAATCTCACGGATGGTTCTGAAAAGAGCAAAACTAAAATTAATACAATCATTGAGGAGATCGACAGCATGGCTGAAATGATGCAGGATGTCTTGCAGCTCAGCAGGGCCAAACACAGTGAGATACAGCTGGAAAGTCTCAAAACCACTACTACGATTCAAAAGATCTCAGATAATGCCAGGATGACTTATGGAAGCCCGAGAAGTGAGATTATTATTAAAGAATGCCCTGATGTTTTGGCTGATAAGACATTACTTCATCAGGTATTTCTGAATATTATCAATAATGCGGTCAAATATTCATCTCATAAAGATCAGCCTAAAGTGGAAATTGAGGGAACGGAAGACGGACAAACTATTGTTTACAGAATTTCAGACAACGGAATTGGGATTCCTGAGGGGGAAAAGCATAAGATGTTTAAGATCTTCAAC
- a CDS encoding nucleoid-associated protein — protein sequence MFSKIIVHRVGNKINGDSLTLSQEELKLEEGMAEMLEDYFLGSFKSEETFHFYSDTYLVNNPVYSAVSEIFEDKSKFIWESENIAKHLFEAAENPRVQSGELFIVLFEDESDRPDRVDKIGIFKTEKRESFLKINPAEETFDIEKDQGIGLSKIDKAALIYNNDKDTGYVLSVVDNNKNGDMYYWFEDFLKVKQRDDEYFHTQEALMVYKDYITKQLPQEFEVSKADQADFLNKSINFFKEKQEFKLDDFASEVLGDEHVIESFVNFKTDYEQDMQVNIAEEFPISEAAVKKTQRHFKSIIKLDKNFHIYIHGDRQKIETGEDDKGKYYRLYFEKEV from the coding sequence ATGTTTTCAAAAATTATAGTACACAGAGTCGGAAATAAGATCAACGGAGATTCTCTAACGCTTTCCCAGGAGGAATTGAAGCTGGAGGAAGGAATGGCAGAGATGCTTGAGGATTACTTTTTAGGATCATTCAAATCGGAAGAAACTTTTCATTTTTACAGTGATACCTATCTGGTGAATAACCCGGTTTACAGTGCGGTATCTGAAATTTTTGAGGATAAATCCAAATTTATCTGGGAATCTGAAAATATTGCCAAACACCTTTTCGAAGCGGCTGAGAATCCTAGAGTTCAGAGTGGAGAATTATTTATCGTTCTTTTCGAAGATGAAAGTGACCGTCCTGACAGAGTGGATAAGATTGGAATTTTTAAAACCGAGAAGAGAGAATCTTTCCTTAAAATTAATCCTGCCGAAGAAACATTTGATATTGAAAAAGATCAGGGTATTGGGTTATCTAAGATTGACAAAGCAGCTCTGATATACAATAACGATAAAGATACAGGGTATGTACTTTCCGTGGTTGACAACAACAAAAACGGAGATATGTATTACTGGTTTGAGGATTTCCTAAAGGTAAAGCAGCGTGATGATGAGTATTTCCACACTCAGGAAGCATTGATGGTTTACAAAGATTATATCACCAAACAGCTTCCACAGGAATTTGAGGTTTCTAAAGCAGACCAGGCAGACTTTCTGAACAAATCGATTAACTTCTTTAAAGAAAAACAAGAATTTAAATTAGATGATTTTGCCAGTGAAGTATTGGGAGACGAGCATGTAATCGAGAGTTTTGTTAACTTTAAAACTGATTACGAGCAAGATATGCAGGTGAATATTGCTGAAGAATTCCCCATCAGTGAAGCGGCGGTTAAGAAAACTCAAAGGCACTTTAAAAGTATTATTAAACTTGATAAAAACTTCCATATATATATTCACGGCGACCGGCAGAAAATCGAAACCGGAGAAGATGATAAAGGGAAGTATTACAGATTGTATTTCGAAAAAGAAGTATAA
- a CDS encoding cyclase family protein: MKTTIIDLSKPIQYNAGDPWFMRVKIKHKAHRKSHWLIRLALNLPFRLFPKNWTGWADDTIKNMGLHATTHIDAPWHYGPEVEGKPAKTIDQIPLEWCYGDGIVIDCSHKEDFIAITIEDLKRDLDKNGITIQEGNIVLIRTGRDQLMGSPDFVEKGTGMSKEATEWLIDQGVKVMGIDQWGWDLPLKFMAKKAKELNDPEYFWEGHRVGIEKEYLHIEQLTNLKALPSSGFRVCVFPLKIVGGSAAPARVVAMINE; this comes from the coding sequence ATGAAAACAACTATCATCGATTTATCCAAACCTATTCAATATAACGCTGGAGATCCATGGTTTATGAGAGTGAAAATAAAACATAAAGCGCATAGAAAATCCCATTGGCTGATCCGTCTGGCATTAAATCTTCCCTTCAGACTTTTTCCTAAAAACTGGACTGGTTGGGCTGATGATACGATCAAAAATATGGGACTCCATGCGACAACCCATATTGATGCACCATGGCATTACGGTCCTGAGGTAGAAGGAAAACCTGCTAAAACAATCGATCAGATTCCATTAGAATGGTGTTACGGAGACGGTATTGTTATTGATTGCAGCCATAAAGAAGACTTTATAGCCATCACTATAGAGGATTTGAAAAGAGATTTAGATAAAAACGGAATTACCATTCAGGAAGGAAATATAGTTTTGATCAGAACTGGCCGGGATCAGCTGATGGGAAGTCCTGATTTTGTAGAAAAAGGAACCGGAATGAGCAAAGAAGCTACTGAATGGCTGATTGATCAAGGAGTAAAAGTAATGGGAATCGATCAATGGGGATGGGATTTACCATTAAAATTTATGGCTAAAAAAGCAAAAGAGCTCAATGATCCGGAATATTTCTGGGAAGGTCACCGGGTAGGAATAGAAAAAGAATATTTACATATAGAACAGCTAACTAACCTTAAAGCATTACCTTCTTCGGGTTTCAGAGTCTGTGTATTTCCATTAAAGATTGTAGGAGGTTCTGCGGCTCCGGCAAGAGTAGTGGCCATGATAAACGAGTAA
- a CDS encoding fumarate reductase/succinate dehydrogenase flavoprotein subunit, whose product MILDSKIPQGPLEQKWAYYKKKAKLVNPANRKKLDVIVVGTGLAGSSIAASLGEMGYNVKAFCFQDSPRRAHSVAAQGGVNAAKNYKNDGDSVYRMFVDTLKGGDFRAREANVYRMAECSLNLIDQAVAQGVPFGREYGGYLNNRSFGGVQVSRTFYARGQTGQQLLLGAYQALMRQVGKGSVQLFSRHEMLDLVTIDGKARGIIVRNLDTGEIERHAAHAVILATGGYGKIYYLSTLAMGCNGSAIWRAHKKGALMASPSWIQVHPTSLPQSGDYQSKLTLMSESLRNDGRIWVPLKEDENRLPNDIPENERDYYLERRYPAFGNLAPRDISSRAAKERIDAGFGIGPLKNAVYLDFSKAIKEQGKDKIKEKYGNLFDMYLKITGYDAYKEPMMISPSAHFSMGGLWVDYELMTTVPGLFALGEANFADHGANRLGANSLLQASVDGYFIAPYTIANYLADEIHTGKISPDAPEFEQAENAVKNQIQDLMNIKGTKTVDYFHKTLGKLLYNYCGLARNEEGLKYAIQEIRKLKQEFYKDVRVSGQGDKMNAELEKAGRVADYFEIGELMCYDALTRNESCGAHFREEYQTPDGEAMRNDAEYQFISAWAWTGENGEPELVKEPLTFEEIQPTVRSYK is encoded by the coding sequence ATGATTTTAGATTCAAAAATACCACAAGGCCCATTGGAACAAAAATGGGCATATTATAAAAAGAAAGCCAAGCTTGTCAATCCGGCCAACCGTAAAAAGCTTGATGTGATTGTTGTAGGAACAGGTCTTGCCGGAAGCTCTATCGCTGCCTCTTTAGGAGAGATGGGATATAATGTGAAGGCATTTTGTTTTCAGGACAGTCCGAGAAGAGCACACTCTGTAGCGGCTCAAGGTGGAGTAAATGCTGCTAAAAATTATAAAAATGATGGTGACAGTGTGTACAGAATGTTCGTTGATACTTTGAAAGGTGGCGACTTCAGGGCACGTGAAGCCAATGTGTACCGAATGGCAGAATGTTCTTTAAACCTTATCGATCAGGCTGTAGCACAAGGCGTTCCTTTTGGTCGTGAATATGGAGGGTACCTTAATAACCGTTCTTTTGGTGGGGTCCAGGTAAGCCGTACTTTCTATGCCAGAGGACAGACCGGACAACAGTTGCTTCTGGGAGCGTATCAGGCTTTGATGAGACAGGTTGGAAAAGGTTCTGTACAATTGTTTTCAAGACATGAAATGCTTGATTTGGTTACGATTGATGGGAAAGCAAGAGGAATTATCGTAAGAAATTTAGATACCGGAGAAATTGAAAGACATGCAGCCCATGCTGTAATATTAGCAACCGGAGGCTATGGAAAGATTTATTACCTGTCTACATTAGCTATGGGATGTAATGGTTCTGCGATCTGGAGAGCACATAAAAAAGGAGCTTTAATGGCTTCGCCGAGCTGGATTCAGGTACACCCTACTTCCCTTCCGCAATCCGGAGATTATCAGTCTAAATTAACATTAATGTCTGAATCATTGCGTAATGACGGAAGAATCTGGGTTCCTTTAAAAGAAGATGAAAACAGACTCCCGAATGACATTCCTGAAAATGAAAGAGACTATTATCTGGAAAGAAGATATCCTGCATTTGGAAACCTGGCTCCAAGAGATATTTCGTCCCGTGCTGCCAAAGAAAGAATTGATGCCGGATTCGGAATTGGTCCCTTGAAAAATGCAGTGTACCTGGATTTTTCCAAGGCGATTAAAGAACAAGGAAAAGATAAGATCAAAGAGAAATACGGAAATTTATTCGACATGTATCTTAAGATTACAGGATATGATGCTTATAAAGAACCAATGATGATCTCTCCTTCTGCTCACTTCTCCATGGGAGGTCTTTGGGTAGATTATGAACTGATGACCACTGTTCCGGGACTATTTGCATTGGGAGAAGCTAATTTTGCAGATCATGGAGCCAACAGATTGGGAGCAAACTCTCTCTTACAGGCTTCTGTAGACGGATATTTTATCGCTCCTTATACTATTGCAAATTATTTAGCAGATGAAATTCATACCGGGAAAATTTCACCGGATGCTCCAGAGTTTGAACAGGCTGAAAATGCTGTTAAAAATCAGATTCAAGATTTAATGAATATCAAAGGAACCAAAACTGTTGACTACTTCCATAAAACATTAGGAAAGTTGCTGTACAATTATTGCGGACTGGCAAGAAACGAGGAAGGGCTTAAATATGCTATTCAGGAGATCAGAAAACTAAAACAGGAGTTCTATAAAGACGTAAGGGTTTCCGGACAAGGGGATAAGATGAATGCTGAACTGGAAAAAGCAGGTCGTGTTGCTGATTATTTTGAAATCGGAGAGCTGATGTGTTATGATGCTTTAACCCGTAATGAATCCTGTGGAGCTCACTTCCGTGAAGAATACCAAACTCCGGATGGAGAAGCAATGAGAAATGATGCAGAATATCAATTCATCTCAGCATGGGCATGGACAGGTGAAAATGGAGAACCTGAACTGGTTAAAGAACCATTAACCTTCGAAGAAATACAGCCAACGGTAAGAAGTTACAAATAA
- a CDS encoding anion permease: MKEINIKNVAITFVVALIIWFIPAPEGVAQNAWHLFAIFAATILGIILKAAPMGTMCMMAIGFTALTQVVAPGDAGKSITKALSGFGDKVIWLIGISFFIARGFIKTGLGNRIAFLFIRVFGKSSLGLAYGLGLADVCLAPAIPSNTARGGGIIYPIMKSMAISFDSVPEKPETHRKLGSFLTLNSYYMNLIASSMFLTGTASNPMCQKFAANLGIDITWMSWAAAGFLPGLVAFFVVPLVLYKLYPPELKKTGDAPKMAAQKLKEMGPISRNEWLMLLAFFILLFLWIFGGALSIDATTTAFIGLTLLLLTSVLTWEDVKGEKGAWDTIVWFAVLVMMASSLNELGFIGWFSNLIKVQIGGLSWQVAFPVIIVVYFFSHYIFASATAHVAAMYAALLGVGVSLGIPPMLLAMMLGFMGSIYGVLTHYGHGPAPVFFGSGYVDLKVWWLRGLEIGIVLLIIYMVVGGLWMKVLGYY, from the coding sequence ATGAAAGAAATTAATATTAAAAACGTTGCGATCACATTTGTCGTTGCGTTAATCATCTGGTTCATTCCGGCACCTGAGGGAGTTGCCCAGAATGCATGGCATTTGTTTGCCATCTTTGCCGCAACCATTTTAGGAATTATTTTAAAAGCAGCTCCTATGGGAACCATGTGTATGATGGCCATAGGATTTACAGCGCTTACACAAGTAGTGGCTCCCGGAGACGCGGGAAAATCTATTACCAAAGCACTTTCCGGATTTGGAGATAAAGTGATCTGGCTGATCGGGATTTCATTTTTTATTGCCAGAGGATTTATTAAAACAGGACTTGGAAACCGTATTGCCTTTTTATTCATCAGGGTTTTCGGTAAAAGTTCATTAGGGCTGGCTTATGGATTAGGACTTGCAGACGTTTGTCTGGCTCCTGCTATCCCTAGTAATACGGCAAGAGGAGGGGGAATTATTTACCCCATCATGAAATCTATGGCCATAAGCTTTGATTCCGTTCCTGAAAAACCCGAAACTCATAGAAAATTGGGTTCATTTTTAACATTGAACAGTTACTATATGAACCTCATCGCTTCTTCTATGTTCTTAACCGGAACAGCAAGTAACCCTATGTGCCAGAAATTTGCCGCCAACCTTGGAATTGATATCACATGGATGTCTTGGGCAGCGGCTGGTTTTCTACCCGGTTTAGTAGCGTTCTTCGTTGTTCCTTTGGTATTGTATAAATTGTATCCACCTGAATTGAAAAAAACAGGTGATGCCCCGAAAATGGCCGCTCAGAAATTAAAAGAAATGGGACCTATTTCCAGAAATGAATGGTTGATGCTATTGGCTTTCTTTATCCTTTTATTCCTTTGGATTTTTGGTGGTGCACTTTCTATTGATGCAACAACTACAGCCTTTATCGGATTAACTTTATTGCTATTAACCTCAGTATTAACTTGGGAAGATGTAAAAGGTGAAAAAGGAGCATGGGATACCATCGTTTGGTTTGCTGTTTTGGTCATGATGGCAAGTTCTTTGAATGAATTGGGCTTCATTGGCTGGTTCAGTAACCTTATCAAAGTTCAAATCGGAGGCTTAAGCTGGCAGGTAGCCTTCCCGGTTATTATTGTCGTCTATTTCTTCAGTCATTATATTTTCGCAAGTGCTACAGCTCACGTAGCGGCTATGTATGCAGCCTTATTGGGTGTAGGGGTTTCTTTAGGCATTCCTCCGATGTTATTAGCAATGATGCTAGGTTTCATGGGATCAATTTATGGAGTGCTTACTCATTACGGGCACGGACCTGCTCCCGTATTCTTCGGCAGCGGATATGTTGATCTGAAAGTCTGGTGGCTTCGTGGCCTTGAAATAGGAATCGTGCTCTTAATCATCTACATGGTTGTAGGAGGCTTATGGATGAAAGTTTTAGGATATTATTAA